One stretch of Siphonobacter curvatus DNA includes these proteins:
- a CDS encoding aminotransferase class I/II-fold pyridoxal phosphate-dependent enzyme, translating into MADIFERRLANLGPLGQYSDKVHGYFAFPYLEGEIGPHMKFQGKEMLNWSLNNYLGLANHPEVRQTDAEAAAQWGMAAPMGARMMSGQTPYHEELERQLAEFVQKEDAFLLNFGYQGVMSTIEAIVDYKDVIVYDAESHACLIDGIRLHKAKMGKYFTFKHNDMESLEKNLQRATKLADEQGGGVLVITEGVFGMSGNIGKLDEIVALKQKYNFRLLVDDAHGFGTMGATGSGVAEHLGVQDGVDLHFSTFAKSMASIGGFIAGPKAIIQYLRYNLRSQTYAKSLPMPLVIGAMKRLELLRTRPELRQNLWNIVNAVQKGLRSRGFDIGTTQSPVTPVFLHGEHANSVVTQLVVDLRENLGIFCSIVVYPVVPKGVIMLRIIPTAVHTLEDVERTLDAFDIIQERLTSGTYADKGFAQVVKSAV; encoded by the coding sequence GTGGCAGATATTTTTGAACGTCGTCTGGCGAATCTAGGCCCTCTTGGACAGTACTCTGATAAAGTCCATGGCTATTTTGCTTTCCCTTATCTCGAAGGTGAAATCGGTCCGCACATGAAGTTCCAGGGCAAGGAAATGCTGAACTGGAGCCTTAACAATTACCTGGGATTGGCTAACCACCCCGAGGTACGGCAGACCGACGCCGAAGCTGCTGCCCAGTGGGGTATGGCGGCTCCGATGGGAGCCCGGATGATGTCCGGCCAAACGCCTTACCACGAGGAGCTGGAACGTCAGCTGGCTGAGTTTGTTCAGAAAGAAGATGCGTTCCTGTTGAATTTCGGCTATCAGGGGGTCATGTCCACCATTGAAGCCATCGTCGATTATAAAGATGTAATCGTATACGACGCCGAAAGTCACGCCTGTTTAATCGATGGTATCCGCCTGCACAAGGCGAAAATGGGTAAATACTTTACCTTCAAGCACAACGATATGGAATCGCTGGAGAAAAACCTTCAGCGGGCCACCAAGCTAGCCGACGAACAGGGTGGTGGAGTACTGGTGATTACGGAAGGCGTTTTCGGTATGTCCGGAAACATCGGAAAACTGGATGAAATCGTAGCTCTCAAGCAAAAATACAATTTCCGTCTGCTTGTGGATGATGCCCACGGTTTTGGTACGATGGGAGCCACTGGTTCTGGCGTAGCCGAGCATCTGGGTGTACAGGATGGGGTCGATTTACATTTTTCAACGTTTGCTAAGTCGATGGCAAGCATCGGCGGATTCATCGCTGGTCCCAAAGCAATCATTCAGTACCTTCGGTATAACCTGCGTTCGCAAACTTACGCCAAATCACTGCCGATGCCGCTGGTCATTGGAGCGATGAAGCGTCTGGAACTACTGCGTACGCGTCCGGAACTGCGTCAGAATCTTTGGAACATCGTAAATGCGGTACAAAAAGGTTTACGTAGCCGGGGTTTTGATATTGGTACTACGCAATCACCTGTTACGCCGGTATTCCTGCACGGTGAACACGCTAATTCCGTCGTGACGCAACTCGTTGTGGACTTACGCGAAAATCTAGGAATCTTCTGTTCGATTGTCGTATATCCCGTCGTTCCGAAGGGCGTAATCATGTTACGTATCATTCCGACGGCAGTGCATACGCTCGAAGACGTTGAACGTACACTGGATGCGTTCGATATTATTCAGGAGCGACTGACATCTGGTACTTATGCCGATAAAGGTTTTGCTCAAGTGGTAAAAAGTGCCGTTTAA
- a CDS encoding histone H1 — protein sequence MSRFSELKDLVMSLEGDFEKFYDKQNQAAGTRVRKGMQDLKVLAQDIRSEVQNKKNEKED from the coding sequence ATGAGCAGATTTTCAGAACTCAAAGATTTAGTTATGTCACTCGAAGGTGACTTCGAAAAATTTTATGATAAACAAAATCAGGCTGCTGGTACGCGGGTGCGTAAAGGAATGCAGGACTTGAAAGTACTGGCTCAGGACATTCGGTCTGAAGTACAGAACAAGAAAAATGAAAAAGAGGACTAA
- a CDS encoding MaoC family dehydratase, giving the protein MTQGETYAYPFQFTQDDVVAFAQVSGDDNPLHLNADFAASTPFKRPIIHGILGASVFSNVIGTKFPGAGSIYVKQSLDFLRPMFVDTAYEARFEILSINADKHTAEISTEIIDVQTKKVTTKGVAVVMNREHF; this is encoded by the coding sequence ATGACGCAGGGCGAAACTTACGCTTACCCCTTTCAATTTACGCAAGACGACGTCGTGGCTTTTGCTCAGGTATCCGGTGATGACAATCCGCTTCACCTCAATGCTGACTTTGCCGCCAGCACGCCATTCAAACGGCCCATCATTCACGGTATTCTGGGAGCCAGTGTATTCTCCAATGTAATCGGGACCAAGTTTCCGGGAGCGGGCAGTATTTACGTGAAGCAATCGCTCGATTTTCTTCGTCCGATGTTTGTCGATACTGCTTACGAAGCCCGATTCGAAATTCTGAGCATTAACGCGGATAAACATACGGCGGAGATTTCTACGGAAATCATCGATGTTCAGACGAAGAAGGTGACTACCAAAGGCGTAGCCGTCGTCATGAACCGCGAGCATTTTTAA
- the mdh gene encoding malate dehydrogenase, producing MKITVVGAGAVGATCADNIVRRELAQEVVLLDIKEGLAEGKSLDIFQTATLLEFDSKIIGSTNDYTKTAGSDVVVITSGIPRKPGMTREELIGINAGIVKTVTTNILEHSPDAIVVVISNPMDTMTYLALQASGLPKNRIIGMGGILDSARFKTYLSLAMNVPPSDLQATVIGGHGDTTMIPLTRLATYSGTPVSEYLSAEALQKVAADTMVGGATLTNLIGTSAWYAPGASGALLVESIVRDQKRIFPCCVYLEGEYGQSDICLGVPVVIGKNGWEKIVDFKLNETEQAAFNKSAEAVRAMNSVLASL from the coding sequence ATGAAAATCACCGTTGTAGGAGCCGGGGCCGTAGGAGCCACTTGTGCCGATAACATCGTACGTAGGGAATTAGCCCAGGAAGTGGTCTTGCTGGACATTAAAGAGGGACTTGCCGAAGGAAAATCGCTGGACATTTTTCAGACGGCAACCTTGCTGGAATTCGATTCCAAAATCATTGGATCTACCAACGATTATACCAAAACGGCGGGCTCGGATGTGGTGGTGATTACCTCGGGTATCCCCCGAAAACCCGGTATGACGCGTGAGGAACTGATCGGTATTAATGCAGGCATTGTAAAAACAGTAACTACCAATATTCTCGAACATTCGCCCGATGCCATTGTCGTGGTTATTTCCAACCCCATGGATACCATGACTTACCTGGCCCTGCAGGCTTCGGGTTTACCTAAGAACCGAATCATCGGGATGGGTGGTATTCTGGATTCAGCCCGTTTCAAAACGTACTTGTCATTGGCGATGAACGTACCCCCGTCTGACTTGCAGGCAACCGTAATTGGGGGACACGGGGATACAACCATGATTCCGCTGACGCGGCTGGCTACGTATTCGGGTACGCCCGTCAGTGAGTACCTCAGTGCGGAAGCCTTACAGAAAGTAGCTGCCGATACGATGGTGGGCGGAGCAACCCTGACGAATCTAATCGGAACTTCCGCCTGGTACGCTCCCGGAGCCTCCGGAGCCCTGCTCGTAGAAAGTATTGTACGCGACCAGAAGCGTATTTTCCCCTGCTGCGTGTATCTGGAAGGCGAATACGGACAATCCGATATTTGCCTGGGTGTACCCGTGGTGATTGGTAAAAACGGCTGGGAAAAGATTGTCGATTTTAAGTTGAACGAAACCGAGCAGGCTGCTTTCAACAAGTCAGCTGAGGCCGTACGGGCCATGAATAGCGTACTGGCAAGTTTATAA
- the azu gene encoding azurin, whose product MKRSGLRVLVAAFALTAFGLTFSANEAVAQTGKGVKVLTLNGTDGMQFDKKEFKVKAGQKVKLTLKHTGKFAKQAMGHNFVLLKPGTDLQAFASKANMAASTEYIPKSEAASIVAHTKLLGGGESDTIEFTAPKKGTYTFICSFPGHYSMMKGNFIVE is encoded by the coding sequence ATGAAACGATCAGGTTTGCGAGTTTTAGTAGCGGCTTTTGCTCTTACCGCTTTTGGTTTGACTTTTTCTGCCAATGAAGCCGTAGCTCAAACCGGCAAAGGTGTGAAAGTGCTGACGCTGAATGGTACCGACGGCATGCAATTTGACAAGAAAGAATTTAAAGTGAAAGCGGGCCAAAAGGTGAAGCTGACGCTTAAACATACCGGCAAATTTGCCAAACAAGCCATGGGCCACAACTTTGTACTGTTGAAACCAGGTACGGATTTGCAGGCTTTTGCTTCTAAAGCCAACATGGCTGCCAGTACGGAATACATTCCTAAATCAGAAGCCGCCAGCATCGTAGCTCATACCAAACTGCTGGGTGGTGGCGAAAGCGATACTATTGAATTTACCGCACCCAAGAAAGGTACCTATACCTTTATCTGTAGCTTCCCCGGCCACTACAGCATGATGAAAGGTAATTTCATTGTTGAGTAA
- the pgeF gene encoding peptidoglycan editing factor PgeF gives MPISSRLFYSPPIFHSFPELIAGESTRHGGVSEPPYASLNLGGSTQDDPEHVAENRRRFYASLGIEADQVASSHQVHGSEVWVTDQPGRQQGHDAVITNQPGVFTLVTVADCTPILVYDAGTKAVAAIHAGWRGTVAGIVAKTLQTMQEQYGTQPKDCYGYVGTCIDECSFEVGADVADHFISDFKRWDETREKFFVDLKAANAQQLRDFGMPEHQIGISPYSTVLNNQDYFSHRLEKGLTGRMVAVIGRK, from the coding sequence ATGCCGATTTCTTCCCGTCTTTTCTATAGTCCTCCCATTTTTCATTCGTTCCCGGAACTCATCGCGGGCGAAAGTACCCGTCATGGCGGCGTCAGCGAGCCGCCGTATGCCAGTTTAAACCTGGGTGGTTCGACGCAGGATGATCCCGAGCACGTAGCCGAAAACCGCCGACGTTTTTACGCGAGTCTGGGTATTGAAGCCGATCAGGTGGCGTCGTCTCATCAAGTACACGGTTCTGAGGTTTGGGTGACCGATCAGCCTGGTCGCCAGCAGGGGCACGACGCCGTCATCACGAATCAGCCCGGCGTATTTACGTTGGTCACCGTTGCCGACTGCACGCCGATTCTGGTGTATGATGCCGGTACGAAAGCAGTAGCGGCTATTCACGCGGGTTGGCGGGGAACCGTTGCCGGAATCGTAGCGAAAACCTTACAAACGATGCAGGAGCAGTACGGTACCCAGCCGAAAGATTGCTACGGATACGTGGGGACCTGTATCGATGAATGTTCGTTTGAAGTAGGAGCGGATGTAGCCGACCATTTTATCAGTGATTTCAAACGCTGGGACGAAACGCGGGAGAAGTTTTTCGTGGACCTGAAGGCCGCCAATGCTCAGCAACTACGCGACTTTGGTATGCCCGAACATCAGATTGGAATTTCCCCGTATTCCACCGTACTGAATAATCAGGACTACTTTTCGCACCGACTGGAAAAAGGCTTGACGGGACGGATGGTAGCCGTGATTGGTAGAAAATAA
- a CDS encoding alpha/beta hydrolase, producing MKNVISTYSAKRKSLLASGSTLALAALVSLASCTKDHGNVNPGNNIQPTGPKPAWGPNIKPQMQAIIEEMARLDSTPLYTLTPQQARTKPTVKDAVNSLLSRNNISAPNLGVEVTQRNIPGANGASIRAVMYKPQNVSGNLPVIVYYHGGGWVIASPEVYEASAMALAHNVGAIVVSIEYRKAPENKFPTAHMDTYAAYKWVRQNATSFSGDTSKVAVAGESAGGNMAINVSMMARDAKFPMPIHQLVVYPVANNDLTTASYQQYANAKPLSKPLVEWFVDKYFNTMADGDSKYISLVDVADLRSLPPVTIIAAQIDPLLTEGEQLSAKLKQAGVSTEYRMYEGVTHEFFGTYAIEPSAKDAQDYAASRLKSAFGK from the coding sequence ATGAAAAACGTAATCAGTACTTATTCGGCAAAGAGGAAATCGCTACTGGCTAGCGGTTCTACGCTTGCCCTGGCAGCCCTCGTATCATTAGCCTCGTGCACAAAAGATCACGGTAACGTCAACCCGGGTAACAACATTCAGCCCACTGGCCCAAAACCCGCCTGGGGACCCAACATCAAACCACAAATGCAGGCGATCATTGAAGAAATGGCTCGTCTTGACTCGACGCCACTTTATACCCTCACGCCCCAGCAAGCCCGCACTAAGCCGACAGTGAAAGATGCCGTGAACTCACTGCTATCCAGAAATAATATCTCCGCTCCGAATCTGGGCGTAGAAGTAACGCAGCGGAACATTCCCGGAGCAAATGGTGCTTCCATTCGGGCGGTCATGTACAAACCTCAGAACGTATCGGGCAATTTACCCGTTATTGTCTACTACCACGGGGGCGGCTGGGTGATTGCCAGTCCGGAAGTATACGAAGCTTCGGCCATGGCACTGGCTCATAACGTAGGGGCAATTGTAGTGTCGATCGAATACCGCAAAGCACCCGAAAACAAATTCCCGACGGCTCACATGGACACCTATGCAGCTTACAAATGGGTTCGTCAGAATGCTACTTCTTTTAGTGGTGATACCTCGAAAGTTGCCGTAGCTGGTGAAAGTGCCGGGGGCAACATGGCTATTAACGTGAGTATGATGGCTCGCGACGCAAAATTCCCCATGCCGATTCACCAGCTCGTGGTCTATCCGGTAGCTAACAACGATCTGACCACTGCTTCGTATCAGCAATACGCCAATGCCAAACCCCTCAGCAAACCGCTGGTTGAATGGTTCGTGGATAAATATTTCAACACGATGGCCGACGGTGACAGCAAATACATTTCACTCGTTGACGTAGCAGACCTAAGAAGCCTGCCCCCCGTTACCATCATCGCCGCTCAAATTGACCCGCTTCTGACGGAAGGTGAACAGCTTTCTGCTAAACTGAAACAGGCGGGCGTTAGCACCGAATACCGGATGTACGAAGGCGTAACGCACGAATTTTTCGGTACGTATGCCATCGAACCTAGTGCCAAAGATGCCCAGGACTATGCGGCTTCCCGTTTGAAGAGTGCCTTTGGTAAATAA